One segment of Cytophagia bacterium CHB2 DNA contains the following:
- a CDS encoding PTS sugar transporter subunit IIA, with amino-acid sequence MKMDFGVFPVQLSDYLSENLIFLDLDADDKYHAFKTMVARMAKQNVIAEPATFLNEVIARENIEPTCIGRGIALPHTRTLCVKKPIIAFARTNQSISFTQTRNDGVQLIFMMGTPKDEVNQYLQILARLCRLLRRSEFRDKLLTASSPKEILKLFDEFDTPLN; translated from the coding sequence ATGAAAATGGACTTTGGAGTCTTCCCCGTGCAATTGTCCGATTATTTGTCGGAGAATTTGATCTTTCTCGATCTTGACGCCGATGACAAATATCACGCGTTCAAGACCATGGTCGCAAGGATGGCGAAGCAAAACGTCATCGCCGAGCCGGCCACCTTCTTGAACGAAGTCATCGCAAGAGAGAATATTGAGCCTACTTGCATCGGGAGAGGGATAGCGCTGCCACACACGCGCACCCTGTGCGTCAAAAAACCAATTATCGCGTTTGCGCGTACCAACCAAAGCATCTCGTTCACCCAAACGCGCAATGACGGCGTGCAGCTTATTTTTATGATGGGCACGCCAAAAGACGAAGTCAATCAGTATTTACAAATTCTCGCGCGACTATGCCGCCTGCTGCGTCGCAGCGAATTTCGCGATAAACTCCTCACCGCCTCCTCCCCAAAAGAAATCCTAAAACTGTTCGACGAATTCGATACACCTCTCAATTAA
- a CDS encoding MogA/MoaB family molybdenum cofactor biosynthesis protein has translation MYKIAVVTLSDRAASGVRADESGRIICDMLAQAGLPVFELTVLADEAAQLVEKLIHLTDDEQADLILTTGGTGLGSRDVTPDATLAVIDQRVPGIEEAMRAASLAKTPYAMLSRAVAGVRGRTLIINLPGSPKGARENLEVVLPVLPHALKLLREGQVRDDEHQFNH, from the coding sequence ATTTACAAAATCGCCGTTGTTACCTTGAGCGATCGCGCCGCCAGCGGCGTGCGTGCGGATGAAAGCGGCCGCATTATTTGTGACATGCTCGCGCAAGCCGGTTTGCCCGTTTTCGAGCTAACCGTGCTGGCGGATGAGGCCGCGCAACTCGTGGAGAAACTGATTCATTTGACTGACGATGAGCAGGCCGATTTGATTTTAACGACCGGCGGCACCGGGCTGGGCAGTCGCGATGTCACACCGGATGCGACGCTTGCCGTCATCGATCAACGCGTGCCCGGCATTGAAGAAGCCATGCGCGCCGCCAGCCTGGCAAAAACACCCTACGCCATGCTCTCCCGCGCTGTAGCCGGTGTGCGCGGCCGCACGCTGATTATCAACCTTCCCGGCAGCCCCAAAGGCGCACGGGAGAATTTGGAAGTCGTGCTGCCGGTTTTGCCGCATGCCTTGAAATTGCTGCGCGAGGGCCAGGTGCGCGACGACGAACATCAATTTAATCATTAA
- a CDS encoding ketoacyl-ACP synthase III, translating to MIRSRIISTGRYVPEKVMTNDDMTKLVPTSDEWIRERTGIQQRHFVDKEIGVSDLGYEAAKIALDRAGLQPGDIDFIIFATLSPDYMFPGSGCLLQRKLGVPGIGALDVRTQCTGFVYGLSVADAFIRAGQYQRILLVGAEIHSTGLEYNERGRHIAVLFGDGAGAVVLEASENGRGLLSTHLHADGRYAEELWAENPGSRKIPRLYDGILTDGSCFPQMNGREVFKHAITKFPKVILEALEKNQLTLDQVALVIPHQANLRITEAVTERLGLPPEKVFSNIQRYGNTTAASIPIALDEALEQGKIKENDIVVLASFGSGFTWASAAMRW from the coding sequence ATGATACGATCCCGTATTATCAGCACCGGCCGCTACGTGCCGGAAAAAGTCATGACGAATGATGATATGACCAAGCTTGTGCCCACGAGTGATGAATGGATACGTGAACGCACCGGCATCCAACAACGGCATTTTGTCGATAAAGAAATCGGCGTATCCGATCTCGGCTACGAAGCGGCGAAGATCGCGCTCGACCGCGCCGGCTTGCAACCGGGCGATATTGATTTCATCATCTTTGCCACGCTCAGCCCGGATTATATGTTTCCCGGCTCGGGCTGCTTGTTGCAACGCAAGCTCGGCGTGCCCGGCATTGGCGCGCTCGATGTGCGCACACAATGCACCGGTTTCGTTTACGGCCTGTCGGTCGCCGATGCGTTCATTCGCGCGGGGCAATACCAACGCATCCTGCTGGTGGGCGCGGAAATACATTCGACGGGTTTGGAGTATAACGAGCGCGGGCGGCATATTGCCGTGCTGTTCGGCGATGGCGCAGGCGCCGTGGTGCTGGAGGCAAGCGAGAATGGACGCGGCCTGTTGTCGACGCATTTGCATGCTGACGGACGTTATGCGGAAGAACTCTGGGCAGAGAATCCCGGCAGCCGCAAAATTCCGCGTTTGTATGACGGCATACTCACCGATGGTTCTTGCTTTCCGCAAATGAACGGCCGCGAAGTGTTCAAGCATGCTATCACAAAATTCCCCAAAGTCATCTTGGAAGCTTTGGAGAAAAATCAACTCACGCTCGATCAAGTCGCGCTCGTCATTCCTCACCAGGCGAATTTGCGCATCACGGAAGCGGTGACCGAACGCCTGGGGCTGCCGCCGGAAAAAGTCTTCAGCAATATTCAACGCTACGGCAACACCACGGCAGCCTCGATTCCGATTGCGCTCGATGAAGCGCTGGAACAGGGCAAGATCAAGGAGAACGATATCGTGGTTTTGGCTTCATTCGGCAGCGGCTTTACCTGGGCGAGCGCTGCGATGCGGTGGTGA
- a CDS encoding DUF2892 domain-containing protein yields the protein MKPNVGSLDKAVRLVLALVFFSLYFVLDGNLRFLSLIGLIPLLTTLVSWCPLYALFGLNTCAVKKVGKA from the coding sequence ATGAAGCCCAATGTCGGTTCCCTCGACAAAGCCGTGCGGCTGGTTCTGGCGCTGGTTTTCTTTAGCCTTTATTTTGTGCTCGACGGCAATCTGCGTTTTCTGTCCCTGATCGGATTGATTCCGCTGCTTACCACGCTGGTGTCCTGGTGCCCGCTGTACGCGCTTTTCGGTTTAAATACGTGCGCCGTAAAAAAGGTCGGCAAAGCCTGA
- the mqnE gene encoding aminofutalosine synthase MqnE, producing the protein MSFMSEIKFHDKKLLPIWEKIQAGERLALEDGVTMLQSDDLLALGKMAHAVQREKSGDAVYFVVNRQVNPTNICVLSCKFCDFAVKMKDERAYAMTMEQVLGKLNHDLHEVHIVGGLHPDWPWEFYLDMMRQIKANFPKIDIKAWTAVEIDFFSKKFKLSIHEVLRQLKEAGLCTMPGGGAEVFSERVRRRLFNQKIGEKRWREVHRAAHELGIPTNATMLYGHIETLEERVMHLIKMREQQDESHGFLTFIPLAYQPGNNGVVDRYTSAVDDLKTIAVSRLMLDNFPHIKAYWIMLTAEVAPIALHFGADDMDGTVGEERIAHAAHATSPVTLAKEHIINLIRSGGKIPVERDILYNPIAVHAPHAIGKIPYLNCVPFYREFEPLRVKQVPMSPNQMGRLAQHKFIEGGPLSLMDYFRVEKDYEMLNYGIAVKDLARSVILYSNFKWRELEGKHIGVTAYTSTSIELLRVILQHKYGVRAQLERLHTVFQAQEAGRFDAALVIGDEALRRAQSGLAGFQHVYDLGHEWHEWTGLPFVFAVWAIQRGIEQQHRTELIAELERAAISADQRHPGLGQTHGKRLGLTQAEVHAYFDGFLYRLGAREHEAIQKFREYLTVHEPNALPIG; encoded by the coding sequence ATGTCATTCATGTCTGAAATCAAATTCCACGACAAGAAACTCCTACCCATTTGGGAGAAAATCCAAGCCGGCGAGCGCCTTGCGCTGGAAGACGGTGTCACCATGCTGCAAAGCGATGATCTGCTCGCGCTGGGCAAAATGGCGCATGCAGTGCAGCGCGAAAAAAGCGGCGACGCGGTTTACTTCGTTGTCAATCGCCAGGTCAATCCCACCAACATCTGCGTACTGTCATGCAAATTTTGCGATTTTGCCGTGAAGATGAAAGATGAGCGCGCCTATGCCATGACCATGGAACAGGTTCTTGGCAAGCTCAATCACGATCTGCATGAAGTCCACATTGTCGGCGGCTTGCATCCGGACTGGCCGTGGGAATTCTATCTCGACATGATGCGGCAAATCAAAGCAAATTTCCCAAAAATCGATATCAAGGCCTGGACCGCGGTCGAGATCGATTTCTTCTCCAAGAAATTCAAGCTCTCAATTCACGAGGTTTTGCGCCAACTCAAGGAAGCCGGCTTATGCACCATGCCCGGCGGGGGCGCAGAAGTTTTTTCGGAGCGCGTGCGGCGGCGGCTGTTCAACCAAAAAATCGGTGAAAAGCGCTGGCGCGAAGTGCATCGTGCGGCGCACGAGCTGGGCATCCCGACGAACGCGACCATGCTCTACGGCCACATCGAAACGCTGGAGGAGCGCGTCATGCACTTGATCAAAATGCGCGAGCAACAGGATGAGTCGCACGGGTTTCTGACCTTCATTCCGCTGGCCTATCAGCCGGGCAACAACGGCGTGGTCGATCGCTATACTTCGGCAGTCGACGATCTCAAAACCATTGCCGTGTCCCGCCTCATGCTTGACAATTTCCCGCACATCAAAGCGTATTGGATCATGCTCACGGCTGAAGTCGCGCCCATCGCGCTGCACTTTGGCGCGGATGACATGGATGGCACGGTGGGCGAAGAACGCATTGCGCACGCGGCCCATGCCACCAGCCCGGTAACGCTGGCCAAAGAGCATATCATCAACCTGATTCGCAGCGGTGGAAAGATTCCGGTGGAGCGCGACATCCTCTACAATCCCATCGCCGTGCACGCGCCACATGCGATCGGCAAAATTCCTTATCTGAATTGTGTGCCATTTTATCGCGAGTTCGAGCCGCTGCGCGTCAAGCAAGTGCCGATGTCGCCCAATCAAATGGGGCGTTTGGCGCAACACAAGTTCATCGAAGGCGGCCCGCTTTCGTTAATGGATTATTTTCGCGTCGAAAAAGACTATGAGATGCTGAATTACGGTATTGCGGTAAAAGATCTCGCGCGCAGCGTCATTTTATACTCCAATTTCAAGTGGCGTGAGCTGGAAGGCAAGCATATCGGCGTCACCGCGTATACCTCGACTTCAATTGAATTGCTCAGAGTTATTCTGCAGCACAAATACGGTGTGAGGGCACAGCTCGAGCGTTTGCATACCGTTTTTCAAGCACAAGAAGCCGGCCGCTTCGATGCCGCGCTCGTCATTGGCGACGAGGCTTTGCGGCGTGCGCAGTCCGGCCTGGCAGGCTTTCAACATGTTTATGATCTCGGCCATGAATGGCACGAGTGGACCGGCCTGCCGTTCGTCTTCGCGGTGTGGGCGATTCAGCGCGGCATTGAACAACAACATCGTACCGAGTTGATCGCTGAACTCGAACGCGCCGCGATTAGCGCCGATCAACGCCATCCCGGGTTGGGGCAGACTCATGGCAAACGCCTTGGCCTCACCCAGGCGGAAGTGCATGCTTATTTCGACGGCTTTTTGTATCGCCTGGGCGCGCGCGAGCATGAGGCAATTCAAAAATTTCGAGAATACCTGACGGTACATGAGCCGAATGCTTTGCCAATTGGATAA
- a CDS encoding menaquinone biosynthesis decarboxylase, with protein sequence MPFQTLGDFARHLESLGELHRVKTEVDPELEITEIAVRALLEKRPALLFENVKGAKFPLAINLLASERRIELALGKHPDELGEELIHFAEAAMPPKPRLIFDHWPMVKRFLAARPKRGSNALSQQVVAEPQLSHLPIQKCWPEDGGRFITLGQVFTYDPRDGKRNVGMYRMQIYDERTTGMHWQIQKGGGFHYYQAQKLDREFEIAVALGTDPALLLATIAALPEGIDEVMFAGFLRSAAVPMTRGKSISIAVPAHAEFILEGVVPLNETRLEGPFGDHFGHYSHAADFPVFHIKKITHRREAIYPCTVVGKPPMEDKFIGDATQQILGPLARLIHKEIKSVWAYYEAGFHNLLVVSVEQRYQKEAMKSALGLMGTDQLSLTKCIVLVSDHVNVRDWKSVLREIKMNFDPHYDFVMIPKVPLDTLDFTSFKMNLGSKMILDATVKARRGHGESGRTGEREKLENVLARLPREYPALKEARLDDETLMLVKVASEGRKIVESLVKIPELSGLKIIAAVSEDVDLHSQESYIWGVFTRFDAERDVIFSEQSLIGISPIYRGVMGIDATWKPGYPGPLVMPGEIREKVDKRWEEYWR encoded by the coding sequence ATGCCCTTTCAAACTCTCGGCGATTTTGCCCGCCATCTGGAATCCCTCGGCGAGTTGCATCGCGTCAAAACCGAAGTCGATCCGGAATTGGAGATCACGGAAATTGCCGTGCGCGCGCTGCTGGAAAAACGCCCGGCGCTGCTCTTTGAAAACGTCAAAGGCGCAAAATTTCCGCTCGCCATCAATTTGCTCGCGAGCGAGCGCCGCATCGAATTGGCGCTCGGCAAGCATCCTGACGAGCTTGGCGAGGAGTTGATTCATTTCGCGGAAGCGGCGATGCCGCCGAAGCCGAGATTGATCTTCGATCATTGGCCGATGGTGAAACGCTTTCTCGCGGCGCGGCCCAAGCGAGGCAGCAACGCGCTCTCGCAGCAGGTCGTTGCCGAACCGCAGCTCTCGCATTTGCCCATTCAAAAATGCTGGCCGGAGGACGGCGGCCGTTTCATCACGCTCGGCCAAGTATTCACCTACGATCCGCGCGACGGCAAGCGCAACGTCGGCATGTACCGCATGCAAATTTATGATGAACGCACCACCGGCATGCACTGGCAAATTCAAAAAGGCGGCGGGTTTCACTATTATCAAGCACAAAAACTCGATCGTGAGTTTGAGATTGCCGTGGCCCTGGGCACGGATCCCGCATTGTTGTTGGCAACGATTGCGGCGTTGCCGGAAGGCATCGATGAAGTCATGTTCGCGGGATTTCTGCGCAGTGCAGCAGTACCGATGACGCGCGGCAAGTCAATATCAATAGCTGTGCCGGCGCATGCCGAATTCATTCTCGAAGGAGTCGTGCCGCTCAACGAGACGCGCCTCGAAGGGCCATTCGGCGATCATTTTGGCCATTATTCGCATGCCGCCGATTTCCCGGTTTTTCATATCAAAAAAATCACGCATCGCCGTGAAGCGATTTATCCCTGCACGGTGGTCGGCAAACCGCCGATGGAAGATAAATTCATCGGCGACGCGACGCAGCAGATTCTCGGCCCGCTGGCGCGCTTGATTCACAAAGAGATCAAAAGCGTGTGGGCTTATTATGAGGCCGGCTTTCACAATTTGCTGGTCGTTTCCGTCGAGCAGCGTTATCAGAAAGAAGCGATGAAATCCGCGCTGGGCTTGATGGGCACGGATCAACTCTCATTGACGAAATGCATCGTACTGGTTTCCGATCATGTGAATGTGCGCGACTGGAAATCGGTTTTGCGCGAGATCAAAATGAATTTCGATCCGCATTATGATTTTGTGATGATTCCCAAAGTGCCGCTCGACACGCTGGATTTCACCTCTTTCAAAATGAATCTCGGCAGCAAAATGATTTTGGATGCGACGGTGAAGGCGAGACGGGGGCACGGGGAGAGCGGCAGAACCGGGGAAAGGGAGAAGCTGGAAAATGTTTTGGCGCGGTTGCCGCGGGAATATCCCGCGCTTAAAGAAGCCCGCCTTGATGATGAAACACTAATGCTGGTGAAGGTTGCCAGTGAAGGCCGGAAGATCGTTGAAAGCCTAGTCAAAATTCCGGAGTTGAGCGGATTAAAAATTATTGCCGCCGTGAGCGAAGATGTTGATTTGCACTCTCAAGAGAGCTACATTTGGGGCGTGTTCACGCGCTTTGATGCGGAACGCGACGTCATCTTCAGCGAACAGTCGTTGATCGGCATCAGCCCGATTTATCGCGGGGTGATGGGCATCGATGCGACCTGGAAGCCCGGCTATCCCGGCCCGCTGGTCATGCCAGGAGAGATTCGCGAAAAAGTCGATAAGAGATGGGAGGAATATTGGCGATGA
- a CDS encoding PH domain-containing protein, whose protein sequence is MIYRTRPAWRRQWGAMFIALIFVAGILAVLYEAYTSHDTANLSTSLYLFLAPLVVIGVIMLYRHFAWRFTVEHGNIESRHGYIAREIKSVRVDDVRSINVTQTFLQRLLGIGNIEFGSSGTAGIEVVFEDVADPMSVKEKIQQMI, encoded by the coding sequence ATGATCTACCGTACACGCCCGGCTTGGCGCCGGCAATGGGGCGCGATGTTCATTGCGCTTATTTTTGTGGCCGGCATTTTGGCGGTGCTTTATGAGGCTTACACCTCCCACGACACCGCCAATTTGAGCACCTCGCTCTACTTATTTCTCGCACCGCTTGTGGTGATCGGCGTGATTATGTTATACCGGCATTTTGCATGGCGGTTTACAGTGGAGCACGGAAATATTGAAAGCCGGCATGGCTATATTGCGCGCGAAATCAAATCCGTGCGCGTCGATGACGTGCGCAGCATCAACGTCACGCAGACGTTCTTGCAGCGGTTGCTGGGCATTGGCAACATCGAATTTGGCAGCTCCGGAACCGCAGGTATCGAGGTGGTCTTCGAGGATGTGGCCGATCCCATGAGCGTCAAGGAAAAAATTCAACAAATGATATAA
- a CDS encoding P1 family peptidase, with translation MFQLIGGNPFAVVILFAVITAGVLIAAEQSSNRPRAREAGVEVGILPAGPLNAITDVAGVKVGHHTLGQGDSVRTGVTVIMPHSGNFFQEKVPAAIYCGNAFGKLAGSTQVEELGTLETPIALTNTLSVPVAMQALVKYTLSLPGNEGAMSVNAVVGETNDGWLNDIRGMHVQEEHVLQALRTATPGAVSEGNVGAGAGTQCLGFKGGIGTSSRKLPKDFGGYTIGVLVQSNFGGILTINGAPVGRELGKFYLSQRVAKPQDDGSCMIVVATDAPLSPRNLKRLAKRAVLGLARTGSFMANGSGDYVIAFSTAYRIPHQLPEARTQVVPELHNDAMSPLFLAVVEATEEAVYNSMFTATTVSGRDGHELEELPIEKTIKILEQYRVLNMKKRLSGIAEDH, from the coding sequence ATGTTTCAGTTGATTGGCGGGAATCCCTTCGCCGTTGTGATTTTGTTCGCGGTTATCACTGCCGGCGTTTTAATCGCGGCAGAACAAAGCTCGAATCGCCCACGAGCGCGCGAAGCCGGCGTTGAGGTTGGTATTTTGCCCGCCGGGCCATTGAATGCGATTACTGATGTTGCCGGCGTCAAAGTCGGGCATCACACCCTTGGGCAAGGCGACTCGGTTCGCACCGGCGTGACCGTGATCATGCCGCACAGCGGCAACTTCTTTCAAGAAAAAGTTCCGGCCGCGATTTATTGCGGCAACGCCTTCGGCAAGCTGGCAGGCTCCACGCAGGTGGAAGAATTGGGCACGCTGGAAACGCCGATCGCCTTGACCAACACCTTGAGCGTGCCGGTTGCCATGCAAGCGCTGGTGAAATACACGCTCTCGCTGCCCGGGAATGAAGGGGCAATGTCGGTGAACGCCGTTGTTGGCGAGACGAATGACGGCTGGCTGAATGATATTCGCGGCATGCACGTGCAGGAAGAACATGTCTTGCAAGCGCTGCGAACCGCCACGCCTGGCGCAGTGAGCGAAGGTAATGTCGGCGCGGGCGCCGGCACACAATGTTTAGGCTTCAAAGGCGGGATTGGAACTTCCTCACGCAAACTGCCAAAAGATTTCGGAGGTTATACGATTGGCGTGTTGGTGCAATCGAATTTTGGCGGCATCCTCACCATCAACGGTGCGCCGGTAGGCCGCGAGTTGGGCAAATTTTATTTGAGCCAGCGCGTCGCGAAGCCGCAAGATGACGGTTCGTGCATGATCGTGGTTGCGACCGATGCGCCGCTGTCGCCGCGCAATCTCAAGCGGCTGGCGAAGCGCGCGGTGCTGGGACTGGCGCGCACCGGCAGTTTCATGGCCAATGGCAGCGGCGATTATGTCATCGCATTTTCGACCGCCTATCGCATTCCGCATCAACTGCCGGAGGCGCGCACGCAGGTTGTGCCAGAGCTGCACAACGATGCCATGTCGCCGCTGTTTCTCGCGGTGGTGGAAGCAACGGAAGAAGCGGTTTATAATTCGATGTTCACGGCGACAACCGTTTCGGGGAGAGACGGACATGAGCTGGAGGAGTTGCCGATCGAGAAGACGATCAAGATTTTGGAGCAGTATCGCGTTTTGAATATGAAGAAAAGATTGTCGGGGATTGCGGAGGATCATTAA